The genomic interval GCCGGGGAGGCAATGCGATCGGGATCATGCTCGGTCGCGGTCAGTACAGCCCGATATGCACCGACATATGGGGATTGTACCGCTCGAAATGGGTCGGGCAGCCCAAGGCGATCGCGCTGCTCGCGATCCGGTACAGCGACGGTACGACCGAGCGGATCGTGACCGACGAGAGCTGGCGGACCGCCGGCGGTCCGGTCGTGTACGACGACACGCGCCACGGCGAGTTGTACGACGCCCGCTTGGAGCAGGACGGCTGGAGCGAGGCCGGATTTTCCGCCGAGGGGTGGCGTCCGGCCGTTTCGGTTCCCGGGGCCGGTCCGCTGCGGGCGCAGATGATGCCGCCCGTGCGGGCGTTCGATCCGATCGAGCCCGTCCGGACTTTCGACCGGGGGAACGGACAGACGATCTACGACGCCGGGCGCAACATCGCCGGCTGGGCTCGCGTGCGGGTCCGGGGACCCGAGGGCGCCCGCGTGCTGGTCGAGTACTGCGAGCTGCCGTCGGACCGGGAGTTGGTGCCCGACATCCATCCGTCGAAGCTGAAAATCCGCGTCGAGGACCCGGATTACGCCTCCTTTTACGACAAGTCGATCAATATCCGTCAACAGAACGGCTACATATTAAAAGGTAAGGGGACGGAGACGTTCGAGTGCCGTTTCGCGTACATGGGTTTTCAGTTCGTCCGCGTGACGGCCGATCCGGGCGTCACGGTCGAGCGGGTCGAGGCCGTACCGGTTCATACCGACGTGGCCGAGGCCGGACGTTTCGTCTGCTCGAACGATGTGGTCAACCGTCTGCAAGACATCTCGCGCGCGAGTCTGCTGAACAATTTCCACAGCATTCCGACCGACTGTCCGCACCGCGAGAAACAGGGCTGGACGGCCGATACTTACATGACCGATCAGGCGGCGATCTACAATTTCGATATGGCCGCCTTCTATGCCAAGTGGGTCGAAGATTTGGCCGGCACGCAGGACTCGGCGGGCGGGCTGTGCACCGTCGCGCCCTCGACCGGTTACGACCAGAGCATCTCGACCGTCTGGCCCGCCGCGATCGTGTACGTGCCTTGGGACTTGCTGGCCTATTACGGCGACCGTCGGGTCGTCGAGCGCCACTATGAAACCATGATGCGTTTTGCCGAGAGCAGCTTGCTGCGTCAGCGGGATGGCAAACCCGAGATTATCGGCGAAGTGCTCGGCGATTGGGTATCCCCGCATATGACGCTGTCCGACACGCTGATGTCCTATTCGATGGCGCCGCCCGAGGGGCTGACGCTTTACGGGACCGCTTCGCACTACCGTGTCGTGCGGAATTTGGCCGAGGTCGCCCGCTTTCTGGGCAAGCGCGACGATGCCGTGCGGCTGGACGCTTGGGCCGACCGGATCGCCCGCCGTTTCAACGAGGAGTTTTTCGATGCCGCTTCGGGTATTTACCACGGCGAGAATCCGACGCCGTACAGACAGGCGGCCAACGTCGTGCCCCTCGAGTACGGGTTGGTTCCCGAGGCCGACAGCGCCCGGGTGCTCGGCAGCCTGCTGCGCGATCTGGACGGTACGCGGGACCGGATCGGAACCGGTTTCGTCGGCACGCTGTCGATGATGGAGCTGATGCCGAGGATCGATCCCGAGCGGGCCTACCGTCTGGCGACGCAGCCCGACTATCCGGGCTGGGGATTCATGGCTCTGAGCGGGGCGACGACGATGTGGGAGACGTGGGACGGCTCGGCCTCGCGCAATCATCCGCCCTTTTGCCTGATCAGCGCCTATTTTTACAAATATCTGGCAGGCATCCGGTGCGACCGGGCCTATCCGGGCTTCGAACGCTTCACGGTCGATCCCTCGGTCGTAGGCGATCTGACGTTCGTCGAGGCCTGGCACGACTCGCCTTACGGCCGTATCCGCAGCGAATGGAGGCGCGACGGCTCCCGTCTGACGATGAAGGTGAGCGTTCCGGTCGGCACGACCGCTACGATCGGTGTCCCGACCCGCGATGCGGCGGGCGTTGCCGAGTCGGGACGGCCTGTCTCCGGGACCGACGGGGTGAAGTTTCTGCGTGCGGCCGGCGGCAAGGCGTTCTACGAGGTCGGATCGGGAAGTTACGTTTTTACGAGCCGGCTGTAGCCTGAGCGATGCCGTTCCGTCCGTGCCGGCGGGGACGGGGCGGATGACTCGTTCCGTTTTATCCCGACCGGTTCTCCGGGCGGCGCTGGACCGCCGGACCGGTCTCTTCATGCCGATCCGTATCGTTCCGTCCGTGAGCCGACGTCGGGGACGGACGGTTCGGTAGCGAAGGGTTCGCGTTATGAAAAATATGGCGATGAGGGTCTGTTTTTTCATCCTGCTGTCCGTTTTTTGCCTTTCCTGTGCGGAGCGATCCGAGCGAAGACGGATGGCGCTTCCTGCCGATACGGCGCGCGTATCGGCTGCGGAGGTGCCGGTCGCCGATTCGATCCGCCTGTACGCCGAGCTGGTCTGCGATTCGGTGCCGTATCTGGTGATGGAGAATCGGGGTAGCCGTCCCGTGACGACCGATGCCGGATACCGGTTCGAGCAACGGGTGCACGGTCGTTGGAAAAGCGTTCCCGTACGCGGCCGGGATACCGGGCGGATCGTGCTCGGAGCCGGAGAGCGGGATACGCTCCGGCTGAATTTCCGGCGCGAGATCGGGTACGATCCGATCGGCTTCTGCCGGATCGGCAAGACGTTCGCGGACGTGTCCGGAACGAGAGCCCGGTTCGACCGGATGTGCGAGGCGGAGACCCGTTCCCGGATCATAGACTGGAAACGGGTGGACCTGATTCCCGACACGATACGGCCCGACGGGCGTTTCGTCGAGATGACGGCCGAAGTCGAGGGGGCGAGCGTGCTGGTGACGGTGCGGAATAGGACCGGACGCGAGATCGTTTTCGGAGACGAATCCGATTTTCGCCTCGGCGTCTTCCGCGACGGACGGTGGATGAGCATCTCCTATGCCCGGGTCGTTACGGCGGTGGCTTATCCTCTGAGACCTTTCGATACGATCGGACGGATGCCGCACGCGCTGCCGTACCGGCTTTACCGTTTCGAGCCGGGACGCTACCGGATTGCGAAAGAGTTCTTTTTCGAACCGGATTTCAGACGGAAATACGTGGCCTCTGCCGAGTTCATGCTCGATCGTTGGATCGGTTGCGACGAGACAGGCGAACCGGAGATCATCATCGAGTGCAGATAAGAGCTTCCGGTTGCGGAGTCGATTCCTGCGGAAACACGGAAACCGTGGACCATCATCTCCGTGCATGGCCGGCATATCGGTGTCGAACGGCCATTGAAGGTGCCGGAGACTTGCTCTGCCGCTCTATGACAACGGGACGCTGCGATTTTTTATGTTACGGAAACGGTCTGCGGTTTCCTGCCGAACGGAATTTCTCTTTTCCTTCTGTTCCGCTGGTAGTTCCTGCTCGCCTCGCGATCGGTTCCGGTTCAAAGGAAGCGATTGTCCTGTCCGGCAATCTCTGCGCGGGCTTCTGCCGCTCTCCATACGGACGAACCGCTCGTCTGACCGTCCGATGCTGCCTGGACTACCCGGGAGCCGGTTGGCTGCGTTTCTTTTTTTAGACGGAATGAGCTATCTTTGAGACCTGCGAGCGGACCGGCCGCTCGTGGCCGACGATTCGCTTGCGGGGCGGATATGCTCTGCCGGCGGCGCTCGGAGCCGGTCGGATGACAAAACCAAACCCGAAATATGGAACAAGAACCCAAACAACCCGCTTCGCTTCCGGATAATGCCTACCGGGAGCTCGCCCCCGGCGAAAAGTACTCGCCCGTGATGCCCGCTTCGTCCAAGCCGAAAGAGGTGACCGTCTATTCGGTCGTGTTCGGCATCGTGATGGCGATCGTCTTCTCGGCCGCCGCCGCTTATCTCGGCCTGAGGGTCGGACAGGTGTTCGAGGCCGCTATACCGATCGCGATCATCGCCGTCGGCGTCGGCAATCTGACCGGCCGCAGCGGCATGCTCGGACAGAACGTCATCATCCAGTCGATCGGCTCCAGCTCGGGCGTGATCGTCGCCGGAGCAATCTTTACGCTGCCGGCGCTCTACATTCTGGGGCTGGAGGCTCATTTCTACCAGATATTCCTGTCGTCGCTTTTCGGGGGCCTGCTCGGCATTCTGCTGCTGATCCCTTTCCGCAAGTATTTCGTCAAGGACATGCACGGGAAATACCCGTTCCCCGAGGCCACCGCGACGACCGAGGTGCTCGTGTCCGGCGAGAAGAAGGGCGATCAGGCCAAGCTGTTGGCCTGCAGCGGTCTGATCGGAGGACTGTACGACTTTGCGGTCGGCACGTTCGGCTGGTGGACCGAGAACGTCTCGACGCGTTTGGCCGAGTGGGGAACGCTGCTGGCCGATAAGGCGAAGCTTGTCTTCAAGGTCAATACCGGAGCCGCCGTGCTCGGTCTGGGCTATATCGTCGGGCTCCGCTATGCCGCGTATATCTGCGCCGGTTCGTTTACCGTATGGTTCGTACTGATTCCGTTCATCAGCCATTTCGCCGACGGACAGACGGTCGCCGTCGGCGAGGGCGTGACCGCGTTGCTCCGCGACATGTCGCCCGAGGAGATTTTCCGGAACTACGCGCGCCATATCGGGATCGGGGGCATCGCGATGGCCGGCGTGGTAGGTATCATCCGTTCGTCGAAGATCATCCGCCAGGCGCTGTCGCTGGCCGTGACCGAGCTGCGAGGCCGTCAGACGCCCGGGCAGGAGACCGGCCGCACGCAACGCGACCTGCCGATGAAGCTGATCCTCGCGCTGCTGATCGCGACGCTGCTCACGACGTTCGTCTTCTTCCGCTTCGGTGTGCTCGACAACTGGTTCCATTCGGTGATCGCGATCCTGATCGTGTTCGTCATATCGTTCCTGTTTACGACCGTCGCCGCGAATGCGATCGCGATCGTCGGTACGAATCCGGTGTCGGGCATGACGCTGATGACGCTGATCCTGAGCTCGCTGGTGCTCGTCAGCGCCGGCCTGACCGGAACCGGCGGAATGACCGCCGCGATGATTATCGGCGGAGTGGTGTGCACGGCGCTCTCGATGGCCGGCGCTTTCATTACGGACCTGAAGATCGGCTACTGGCTCGGAACGACGCCCGCGAAGCAGGAGGGCTGGAAGTTTCTGGGTACGGCCGTCTCGGCGGCTACCGTGGCCGGGGTTTTGATGATACTGAACCAGACGTACGGATTCGTCGGCGAGGGTGCGCTCGTGGCGCCTCAGGCCAATGCGATGGCCGCCGTCATCAAGCCGCTGATGGAGGGCGGAGCCACGCCCTGGATGCTTTATCTCGCCGGGGCCGCTCTGGCGCTGATCCTGACGATGATCGGCGTCCCGGCGCTGGCTTTTGCGCTGGGCATGTTCATTCCGCTCGAGCTGAATACTCCGCTGCTGATCGGCGGGCTCGTCAGCTGGTGGGTCGGCAGCCGCAGCCGCGACGAGCGCACGAACCGCGCGCGCCGCGAACGGGGAACGCTGATCGCTTCGGGTTTTATCGCCGGCGGGGCGCTGATGGGCGTCGTGAGCGCGCTGCTGCGCTATTTCGGAGCCGACTGGTTCGCCTCGTCGTGGAACGCGTCGAAGGGTGCCGAATGGCTCGCCGTGGGAATGTACGCGTTGCTGATCGCCTATTTCGTCAAGGACAGCCTGCGGGCCAAAGGAGAATAGGACCTGAGCCGTTGCGCGGGCCTTTCCGAGGTCCCGCTTCGCTCCGGCGACTGTGAAAGCGGTCGGGAACGGAACGGGCGGCGATACGGAGAGGAGAGCGTTGGGGCGAGTTTTTATGCAGGCGCGATCCGATCGGAAAAGGTGGGACCGCCCGTACGATTACGTTTCCCGGTATTCGGAGCGATCGCGTTATTCGGAAAGGAACAACCAAATGGAACGAAATATGGATTTTATCGAAGAACTCAAGGAGCGCTTTCTCCGCTACGTCGCTTTCGATACGCAGAGCGATCCCGAGAGCGAGACTTTTCCGTCGACGGCCAAGCAGCTCGCGCTGCTGAACCGTCTGGTCGAGGAGATGATCTCGCTCGGGATGACCGAGGTCGAGATCGATCCGAACGGCTACGTGACCGGGACCGTTCCGGCCACGCCGGGGTGCGAATCGAAACCCGTGATCGGCTTCATCGCGCATGTCGATACGAGTCCCGACATGAAAGGGGCGGACATTCGTCCCCGCTTGATCGAGCGCTACGACGGCGGCGATATTCCGCTGAACGACTCGCTTTCGATGCGGGTGAAGGATTTTCCCGAGCTCTCTTTTTTCAAGGGGCATACGCTGATCGTGACCGACGGCACGACGCTGCTCGGGGCCGACGACAAGGCCGGCGTGGCCGAGATCATGACGGCGGCGGCCTGGCTGCTCGCCCATCCCGAGATTCCGCACGGCAAGATCCGCATCGGATTCACTCCCGACGAGGAGATCGGCCGGGGAGTGGACTTTTTCGACGTGAAGCGCTTCGGGGCCCGTTTCGCCTACACGGTGGACGGAGGCTTCGAGGGCGAGCTCGAGTACGAGAACTTCAACGCGGCTTCGGCGCGGATCGTCGTGCAAGGGCGCAACATTCATCCGGGCTATGCGAAGGACAAGATGATCAATGCCCTGCAGGTGGCCTGCGAGATCAACTCGCTGCTGCCCGCCGTGCAGCGTCCCGAGCATACGCAGGACTACGAGGGCTTCTATCATCTGGTGGGCCTGAGCGGCACGGTCGAAAAAGCCTCGATGGAGTATATCGTCCGCGATCACTCGCGCGAGCTGTTCGAGGAGAAAAAGCGGTTTCTGGCCGACGCCGTCGCGCTGTTGTCGCGCAAGTACGGCGAAGGGACGATCTCGCTGACGGTCAAGGATCAGTATTACAATATGCGCGAGCAGGTGGAGCCCTATCCCGAGGTGATCGGCAAGGCGATGCAGGCAATGCGCGAGGCCGGAGTCGAACCGGTCGTCCGTCCGATCCGGGGCGGAACCGACGGCGCCCGGCTTTCGTACATGGGGCTTCCGTGTCCGAACCTGTTCACGGGCGGCATGAATTTTCACGGCAAGTTCGAGTATTGCTCGCTCGACACGATGGGCCGCGCCGTGCGCACGATTCTGAATCTGGCGCGGCTTTGGGCCGAGTGATTGGACGGTGTTTCGGGCCTCAGCAGAGGCTCGGAGGTACTTTTCTAACGGATAGGGGACGGACCCGCGAGCGGCAGACCGAAAGTCGCTTGCGGGTCCGTCCCGTGTTTCGTCGGTCTGCGAGCGGCGCGTACCGGTAGCGGCATGTCGGGCGGTCGGGGCTTTTCGCCGGACCGGAGGTTCTGTCGCCGGGTTTCCGGTCCGGCGTTCGGAAGGCGAAGGGTTGCGGTTTCTCCTTATTTTGCTAAATTTGTAAAAAATCCATTTTTACGGAACATGCTGTCCAAGAAAACGAGATATGCGATTCTGGCTTTGGCTTCTCTGGCACGGGAGTTCGGCAACGGGCCGATCCCGATCAGCCGGATCGCCGGCGACGAGCATATCCCGCAACGGTTTTTGGAGGGTATCCTGCTCGAACTGAAAAACGGCGGCGTGCTCGGAAGCGTCCGGGGCAAGGCGGGAGGCTACTACCTTTCGAGGGACCCGGGCGAGGTGACGTTGTGCGACGTCGTGACCCGCTTCGAGGGAACGGCCGGAATGTTGGCCTGCGCGAGCGGCCGGCCCGGCTGCTCCTGCGAGTTCAGCAAGGAGGAGAGCCTGTGCAAAATACGCGCCTCGTTCGCCGACATCCATCGGAAAATGACCGAAATGCTGAGCGGAGTGACGCTCCGCGATCTGGTCTGATTCGTACCGGCCGCCTTTCGTTCGTCGCCGCGCGGAAGCGAGCATGCCGGTGCGCCTGAAAGGTCGCACGCAGATGATCCGATACGAAATGCAGACGGAGCGTCCGGGCCTATCGGCAGCCATGCGCCGTCTCGCTAGGGGTAGGGAGTGGCGTGTTCGAGTCTTTGCGATTTCATCTTCTATCGTTTTGCTGTCGTTCGCATGCGGTTTCGTTCGTGTCTCCCCTGACCACTGTCTGTGAGCGCGGCGGGCTTTTTGCCGTGTTTCGGCGGTCGGATGCGGTCGTATCGTTTCTGAGAATGCGGGTCGCCGGCCCGAAAGCGAGCGGACAGCGGGTCCGGACTTCGGAGAATCGTGCGGAGGCATGGGCCGAAGGTTTTCGCCGGCGGATCGCGTATTTTGCCGAATTGTTGCTAACTTTGAACGGACCAAACGATTCCGCATGACTCCGGCAGCCGTTCTCGTTACCGTAATCGCTTATTTTCTGGTGCTCTATCTCGTGGCCAGCCTGTCGGGCCGACGGGCGGACAATCAGGGCTTTTTCGTTGGCAACCGCCGCTCGCCCTGGCCCGTCGTCGCGTTCGCGATGATCGGATCGAGCATCTCGGGAGTGACTTTCGTGTCGGTTCCGGGCTGGGTGC from Alistipes ihumii AP11 carries:
- a CDS encoding family 78 glycoside hydrolase catalytic domain: MKRLIVAVLLLTAAITCRAAEVGSLRCEYLADPLGIDAMRPRLSWVVSSSLRGDRQTAYRVLVASSPELLARGEGDLWDSGKTASGRSIQVEYGGKPLAGLAKCYWKVRVWDADDRPSRWSEPARWSMGPLCEEDWGGAEWIAARDEETWRNEWAEHKRCDVKNREPNTWPWFVGTGRTIWDLYENASPRYDPSPLMRKEFSVGRKVVSADLYVCGLGYYEAYLNGRRVGDHVLDPAWTNFHKRAFYVTYDVTGMIRRGGNAIGIMLGRGQYSPICTDIWGLYRSKWVGQPKAIALLAIRYSDGTTERIVTDESWRTAGGPVVYDDTRHGELYDARLEQDGWSEAGFSAEGWRPAVSVPGAGPLRAQMMPPVRAFDPIEPVRTFDRGNGQTIYDAGRNIAGWARVRVRGPEGARVLVEYCELPSDRELVPDIHPSKLKIRVEDPDYASFYDKSINIRQQNGYILKGKGTETFECRFAYMGFQFVRVTADPGVTVERVEAVPVHTDVAEAGRFVCSNDVVNRLQDISRASLLNNFHSIPTDCPHREKQGWTADTYMTDQAAIYNFDMAAFYAKWVEDLAGTQDSAGGLCTVAPSTGYDQSISTVWPAAIVYVPWDLLAYYGDRRVVERHYETMMRFAESSLLRQRDGKPEIIGEVLGDWVSPHMTLSDTLMSYSMAPPEGLTLYGTASHYRVVRNLAEVARFLGKRDDAVRLDAWADRIARRFNEEFFDAASGIYHGENPTPYRQAANVVPLEYGLVPEADSARVLGSLLRDLDGTRDRIGTGFVGTLSMMELMPRIDPERAYRLATQPDYPGWGFMALSGATTMWETWDGSASRNHPPFCLISAYFYKYLAGIRCDRAYPGFERFTVDPSVVGDLTFVEAWHDSPYGRIRSEWRRDGSRLTMKVSVPVGTTATIGVPTRDAAGVAESGRPVSGTDGVKFLRAAGGKAFYEVGSGSYVFTSRL
- a CDS encoding immunoglobulin-like domain-containing protein, coding for MAMRVCFFILLSVFCLSCAERSERRRMALPADTARVSAAEVPVADSIRLYAELVCDSVPYLVMENRGSRPVTTDAGYRFEQRVHGRWKSVPVRGRDTGRIVLGAGERDTLRLNFRREIGYDPIGFCRIGKTFADVSGTRARFDRMCEAETRSRIIDWKRVDLIPDTIRPDGRFVEMTAEVEGASVLVTVRNRTGREIVFGDESDFRLGVFRDGRWMSISYARVVTAVAYPLRPFDTIGRMPHALPYRLYRFEPGRYRIAKEFFFEPDFRRKYVASAEFMLDRWIGCDETGEPEIIIECR
- a CDS encoding OPT family oligopeptide transporter encodes the protein MEQEPKQPASLPDNAYRELAPGEKYSPVMPASSKPKEVTVYSVVFGIVMAIVFSAAAAYLGLRVGQVFEAAIPIAIIAVGVGNLTGRSGMLGQNVIIQSIGSSSGVIVAGAIFTLPALYILGLEAHFYQIFLSSLFGGLLGILLLIPFRKYFVKDMHGKYPFPEATATTEVLVSGEKKGDQAKLLACSGLIGGLYDFAVGTFGWWTENVSTRLAEWGTLLADKAKLVFKVNTGAAVLGLGYIVGLRYAAYICAGSFTVWFVLIPFISHFADGQTVAVGEGVTALLRDMSPEEIFRNYARHIGIGGIAMAGVVGIIRSSKIIRQALSLAVTELRGRQTPGQETGRTQRDLPMKLILALLIATLLTTFVFFRFGVLDNWFHSVIAILIVFVISFLFTTVAANAIAIVGTNPVSGMTLMTLILSSLVLVSAGLTGTGGMTAAMIIGGVVCTALSMAGAFITDLKIGYWLGTTPAKQEGWKFLGTAVSAATVAGVLMILNQTYGFVGEGALVAPQANAMAAVIKPLMEGGATPWMLYLAGAALALILTMIGVPALAFALGMFIPLELNTPLLIGGLVSWWVGSRSRDERTNRARRERGTLIASGFIAGGALMGVVSALLRYFGADWFASSWNASKGAEWLAVGMYALLIAYFVKDSLRAKGE
- the pepT gene encoding peptidase T, which produces MDFIEELKERFLRYVAFDTQSDPESETFPSTAKQLALLNRLVEEMISLGMTEVEIDPNGYVTGTVPATPGCESKPVIGFIAHVDTSPDMKGADIRPRLIERYDGGDIPLNDSLSMRVKDFPELSFFKGHTLIVTDGTTLLGADDKAGVAEIMTAAAWLLAHPEIPHGKIRIGFTPDEEIGRGVDFFDVKRFGARFAYTVDGGFEGELEYENFNAASARIVVQGRNIHPGYAKDKMINALQVACEINSLLPAVQRPEHTQDYEGFYHLVGLSGTVEKASMEYIVRDHSRELFEEKKRFLADAVALLSRKYGEGTISLTVKDQYYNMREQVEPYPEVIGKAMQAMREAGVEPVVRPIRGGTDGARLSYMGLPCPNLFTGGMNFHGKFEYCSLDTMGRAVRTILNLARLWAE
- a CDS encoding RrF2 family transcriptional regulator; its protein translation is MLSKKTRYAILALASLAREFGNGPIPISRIAGDEHIPQRFLEGILLELKNGGVLGSVRGKAGGYYLSRDPGEVTLCDVVTRFEGTAGMLACASGRPGCSCEFSKEESLCKIRASFADIHRKMTEMLSGVTLRDLV